AACCATTCACGtgcgaggtgtgtgacaaatcattctcggaGTCATGGAGCCTCCGCGttcaccaacgcattcacactggggagaaaccttTCACATGTGAGGtatgtgacaaatcattctcagaCTTAACAAACTTCCGTGcacaccagcgcattcacactggggagaaaccattcacatgtcaggtgtgcaacaaatcattctcgcACTTAACGACCTTCCGTGTGCACCAACatgttcacactggagagaaaccattcaTGTGCGAGGTGTGTGATAAATCATTTTCACTGTCATCGAACCTCCGCGCACACCAACACATTCATACAGGAGAGAAACCATTCtcgtgtgaggtgtgtgacaaatcattctcgcaGTCATCGAATCTTCACGCACACCAACGCATTCATACAGGAGAGAAACCCTTCATGTGCGAGGTGTGTGAGAAATCGTTCACACAGTCATCGAATCTCCAcacacaccaacgcattcacacaggaaAGAAACCATTCATGTGTGAGGTGTGCGACAAATCGTTCTCGCAGTCATCAACTCTCCTGCTCCATAAGAGGATCCACACATGAAAGTAATTCTTCAAGTATGAGATTTGTTGATGaaattttcatgtcatcttcCACTCTCCTGGAACACCAGAGCATTCAGAGGGGAGAAACTCACCAAGTGCAATGTTTGTGACATGGCTTTAACACGGTCAGTTTATCTCCTGAAGCACCAGTGAATCCACactggagagaaaccattcagaTGTGACAAGATTTTCAGTCAGTGTATCTCCTGGTCCATCAACACACTCAGATGGGAGAAACCCTATCGGTATGAGTTGTGTAATAAAGCCTTCACACAGATGTCAGAGCTCTTGGAACATCTGTGAACTCACACAGGAGACAAACCCTTCCAGTGTGACGTGTGCCAGGATTGTTTCACCTACTCCTCCTCTCACACCATATACAGATGTCTCCACGTGGACTTTGAGCTGGGTCACCTGTTTCCATTACACAGAGTTGTCTGTGTTGTTTACCCTCCAGTGCTCACATGGGGAGCTGTCGTTTCAAAGCACTGTCCGTCTCAACAGTGTCCGTCTCAAACCTCTCCCACCATCAGTCCAATCGTTTCAAGAAGGCCAATTTAACCATTGACCAGATCACCAAACATCACCAATAGACTCTCCTGTATAAACTCAGCATCCTTTCAGTGCAGCGTCAGGTAcaagtcactcactgactctcactctgaccaAGAAGGCAATCAGATACTCAGTGGTTAGAAAGGCTTCAGCTTCTGATCTACCAGCAcaagtgttatgatccccagctgagattaTCCCAaaatggaacccagcttgatagatcctaacttttatttgtttgtttagatacgtggagagtagctattgaacagagtcacaggagtcagctgatgaacgtttaacaaaagagtaaaacatttattcaacaagaaaagattaactatattacaatactccttcacccacaactatacctttacagatttgtgaggataacacaaaagctatcttatactctaacgtccacagtaagtacacagtccatg
The nucleotide sequence above comes from Carcharodon carcharias isolate sCarCar2 chromosome 19, sCarCar2.pri, whole genome shotgun sequence. Encoded proteins:
- the LOC121291695 gene encoding zinc finger protein 93-like; the encoded protein is MEEKPFKCGVCRKRFVTSTSFLRHRLIHTGEKPFKCEVCDRAFTQSSTLVKHRRIHTGEKPFKCEVCNKGFARSSTLVKHQRIHTGEKPFTCEVCDKSFSESWSLRVHQRIHTGEKPFTCEVCDKSFSDLTNFRAHQRIHTGEKPFTCQVCNKSFSHLTTFRVHQHVHTGEKPFMCEVCDKSFSLSSNLRAHQHIHTGEKPFSCEVCDKSFSQSSNLHAHQRIHTGEKPFMCEVCEKSFTQSSNLHTHQRIHTGKKPFMCEVCDKSFSQSSTLLLHKRIHT